The following proteins come from a genomic window of Methyloceanibacter stevinii:
- a CDS encoding imelysin family protein, with protein sequence MTRFLHSALSLGIVALALGSAGPAAQAEADHAAVAEAALTKVIRPGYDAFANDAATLAATTAVLCKDPSEKTLADARAAFAKAVDGWSAVEIFQFGPVNHEHRYERLFFWPDRKGLGYRQVQRVLLAKDESVTSVETLAKKSVALQGLPALEILLYGKGSDALASPGDDAVFRCRFAAAVTDNIAQLSKDLVEAWAPDAPFTKSFLEPEPDGVLYRAPKDVTLELFKAFSSGVERVRDQKLGRVLGESAERARPRLAAFWRSGQTFPNMTVNLQSVQALFVDGGFAAIVADQSPGVEDSIVFDLKHSIDVLGAETEPVAEAVTDPEQRGKLEALRVGLKSANTTASGLIAEGAGLSFGFNAGDGD encoded by the coding sequence ATGACCCGTTTCCTCCATTCGGCCCTGTCCCTCGGGATTGTGGCTCTTGCTCTCGGTTCGGCCGGGCCCGCGGCGCAGGCAGAGGCGGATCATGCCGCCGTTGCCGAGGCGGCGCTGACGAAAGTCATCCGGCCAGGCTACGATGCATTCGCGAACGATGCCGCGACCTTGGCGGCCACGACCGCCGTGCTTTGCAAAGATCCCTCCGAAAAGACGCTCGCGGATGCCCGTGCGGCCTTCGCTAAGGCCGTCGACGGCTGGAGCGCGGTCGAGATCTTTCAGTTCGGACCGGTCAATCACGAGCATCGCTACGAGAGGCTGTTCTTCTGGCCGGACCGGAAGGGCCTCGGCTACCGGCAGGTCCAGCGGGTCCTCTTGGCCAAGGACGAGAGTGTCACGAGCGTGGAGACGCTTGCCAAGAAGAGTGTCGCGCTGCAGGGCTTGCCGGCCCTCGAAATCCTTCTTTACGGCAAAGGATCCGACGCACTTGCGAGCCCCGGTGACGATGCGGTGTTTCGCTGCCGCTTCGCCGCGGCGGTGACTGACAATATTGCGCAACTCTCCAAGGACCTTGTCGAAGCGTGGGCGCCCGATGCGCCCTTCACCAAGAGCTTCCTGGAGCCCGAGCCCGACGGCGTGCTCTACCGCGCGCCGAAAGACGTCACGCTTGAACTCTTCAAGGCCTTCAGCAGCGGCGTCGAACGCGTGCGCGACCAAAAGCTCGGCCGGGTGCTGGGCGAGTCCGCCGAGCGCGCCCGCCCGCGCCTCGCGGCATTCTGGCGGAGCGGTCAGACCTTTCCGAACATGACCGTCAATCTTCAGTCCGTGCAGGCCCTGTTCGTCGATGGGGGCTTCGCGGCGATCGTTGCCGACCAGTCGCCGGGCGTCGAAGACTCGATCGTGTTCGACCTCAAGCACAGTATCGACGTTCTTGGCGCCGAAACCGAGCCGGTGGCCGAGGCGGTCACCGACCCCGAACAGCGCGGCAAGCTCGAGGCTCTGCGTGTCGGCTTGAAGAGCGCGAACACGACCGCATCCGGATTGATTGCCGAGGGCGCGGGGCTCAGCTTCGGCTTCAACGCAGGTGACGGAGACTAG
- a CDS encoding DUF1513 domain-containing protein yields the protein MTLNRRTFLTALAGSSLALTVPGPLAAASLPERFAAARKDDQGNYSAALFDLERGDIREVLLPARGHDVALRPGGSEWVAFARRPGRFGVAVPMDARKPVWFSARPGRHFYGHGVFSADGRLLYTTENDYVGGRGVIGVRDAAAGYRQIGEIPSHGIGPHDLALLSDKRTLVVANGGIQTHPDRRREELNLADMEPSLAYVDLETGDLLERHGHPDELRRLSIRHLTVAGNDIVAFGCQYRGDADDLPPLMGFHRRGETLTVIPAPEETQLTLKNYIGSVTADSDGSVVAASAPKGGVVTYWDPKARRFLGSCSLRDGCGLAPTHKGATFLLTSGEGWLLSGSADGLGPRHSTRFHWDNHAILVR from the coding sequence ATGACACTCAACCGCCGCACGTTTCTCACGGCGCTGGCCGGATCCTCACTGGCGTTGACCGTTCCCGGCCCACTTGCCGCCGCGTCGTTGCCGGAGCGCTTCGCCGCCGCGCGCAAGGACGATCAAGGCAACTATTCTGCGGCGTTGTTCGACCTCGAACGCGGCGACATTCGCGAAGTCCTGCTGCCGGCCCGCGGCCACGATGTCGCGCTGCGTCCGGGCGGTTCGGAATGGGTGGCCTTCGCGCGTCGTCCCGGCCGTTTCGGCGTTGCCGTGCCTATGGATGCGCGTAAGCCGGTTTGGTTCTCGGCACGTCCCGGCCGGCACTTCTATGGGCACGGTGTGTTTTCCGCCGACGGCAGGCTGCTCTACACCACCGAAAACGATTACGTCGGCGGGCGCGGCGTGATCGGCGTTCGCGATGCGGCAGCCGGCTACCGCCAGATCGGAGAGATCCCGAGCCACGGTATCGGTCCACACGACCTGGCGCTGCTTTCCGACAAACGCACGCTGGTCGTGGCCAATGGCGGCATTCAGACCCATCCGGACCGCAGGCGCGAGGAACTCAACCTCGCCGACATGGAACCGTCGCTCGCCTATGTGGACCTTGAGACGGGAGACCTCTTGGAGCGGCACGGTCACCCCGATGAGTTGCGCCGGCTGTCCATTCGCCACCTGACGGTCGCGGGCAACGACATTGTGGCGTTCGGTTGCCAGTATCGCGGCGACGCCGACGACCTGCCGCCCCTGATGGGCTTCCACCGGCGCGGCGAAACGCTGACCGTCATCCCGGCGCCGGAAGAGACTCAACTCACCCTGAAGAACTACATCGGGTCGGTGACGGCCGACTCGGATGGTTCGGTTGTGGCGGCGTCCGCGCCTAAGGGTGGGGTCGTGACCTATTGGGACCCGAAAGCACGGCGCTTTCTCGGATCGTGCAGTCTGCGCGACGGCTGCGGACTGGCGCCCACCCACAAGGGTGCGACATTCTTGCTCACCAGCGGCGAGGGCTGGCTCCTGTCGGGGAGCGCGGATGGCCTTGGCCCGCGCCATTCCACGCGTTTTCACTGGGACAACCACGCAATTCTCGTGCGCTGA
- a CDS encoding imelysin family protein, which translates to MFRGLKTMVPAAVLAFGCYVSPALADSPKDVLKNYADIAQAGYEDSLETARTMQLAIDDFLESPTESNLRAARAAWIAARPSYMQTEAYRFGNPIVDDWEGKVNAWPLDEGLIDYVAEVYGDESPENELYVADVIKNVSLSLGGKKIDTSKITKALLSDTLQEAGGVEANVATGYHAVEFLLWGQDLNGTEPGAGERPASDYDLKNCSNGNCQRRAEYLSTVTQLLIDDLQWMADQWKEGGDARKAVMDAGDEGGLTVIMTGLGSLSYGELAGERIKLGLMVHDPEEEHDCFSDNTHAAHFFDALGIHNVYTGRYRRADGSVVSGPSVSDVVKAKDPKVDAEVMAALDATMDAMNTLYLRALTTENYDQMIGEGNDEGNKVVQDVVDALLVQTKAIERAVATLDLKAIEFEGSDSLDAPEKVGAE; encoded by the coding sequence ATGTTTCGAGGACTAAAGACGATGGTGCCGGCGGCTGTCCTGGCGTTTGGCTGTTACGTCTCGCCCGCGCTGGCCGATAGCCCTAAGGACGTTTTGAAGAACTACGCCGACATCGCGCAGGCCGGATACGAAGATTCGCTTGAGACTGCCAGGACGATGCAGCTCGCGATCGACGACTTCCTGGAGAGCCCGACGGAGTCGAATCTGCGGGCCGCCCGCGCCGCCTGGATCGCCGCGCGCCCGTCCTACATGCAGACCGAGGCCTACCGTTTCGGCAACCCGATCGTCGATGATTGGGAAGGCAAGGTGAATGCCTGGCCGCTGGACGAAGGTCTGATCGACTACGTCGCCGAGGTTTATGGCGACGAGTCGCCCGAGAACGAACTCTACGTGGCCGACGTGATCAAGAACGTCTCCCTGTCGCTCGGCGGCAAGAAGATCGACACCTCGAAGATCACGAAGGCGCTGCTTTCCGACACGCTGCAGGAAGCGGGCGGTGTCGAGGCGAACGTGGCCACGGGGTATCACGCGGTCGAGTTCCTGCTTTGGGGACAAGACTTGAACGGCACGGAGCCCGGCGCCGGCGAGCGTCCCGCGTCCGACTACGATCTGAAGAATTGCTCCAACGGCAATTGCCAACGGCGCGCCGAGTACCTGAGCACCGTCACCCAACTCCTGATCGACGATCTGCAGTGGATGGCCGATCAGTGGAAAGAAGGCGGCGATGCGCGCAAGGCCGTCATGGATGCAGGCGATGAAGGCGGTCTGACCGTCATCATGACCGGTCTCGGCAGCCTGTCTTATGGCGAGCTGGCCGGTGAACGCATCAAGCTCGGCCTGATGGTGCACGACCCGGAAGAGGAGCATGACTGCTTCTCCGACAACACCCATGCCGCACACTTCTTCGACGCGCTCGGCATCCACAATGTCTACACGGGCCGTTATCGCCGTGCCGACGGCTCCGTCGTTTCGGGCCCAAGCGTCTCGGATGTGGTCAAGGCCAAGGATCCGAAAGTAGACGCCGAAGTGATGGCCGCGCTCGATGCCACCATGGACGCGATGAACACGCTCTATCTGCGTGCTCTGACCACCGAGAACTACGATCAGATGATTGGTGAGGGGAACGACGAGGGCAACAAGGTCGTCCAGGACGTGGTCGACGCTCTGCTCGTTCAGACCAAGGCGATCGAGCGGGCCGTGGCAACGCTGGATCTGAAAGCCATCGAGTTCGAGGGATCGGACAGTCTCGATGCGCCTGAGAAGGTGGGAGCTGAATAA
- a CDS encoding LysR substrate-binding domain-containing protein yields the protein MHLKEVDANLLVTLDALLVDASVTRAAERLGRSASAISHALAKLRELFDDELFVRAGQRLVPTARAQELAPTVHVILAGMESLLRPNKPFDPSLTMRAFAAASSEAGELILIEPLRKRLQEGAPSVRVDWTSSNMESIIDELRNARCHFVIDIMGESAEAPDVRAAKLFDDELATLARPGHPFSKRRPNGEAFAAAEHVAVHSLPGFQGLADRLAQAGHDIRRTSQVSSALVGVMATLNSDALLTLPASLASLLERQFGLSRIAQPIEPVTFPVRLLWHTSYDRDECHQWLRGEFSLLAQEL from the coding sequence ATGCATCTTAAGGAAGTCGACGCCAATCTGCTCGTGACGCTCGATGCACTGCTGGTCGACGCCAGCGTCACACGTGCCGCCGAACGGCTCGGGCGCAGCGCCTCCGCCATCAGCCATGCCTTGGCTAAGTTGCGGGAATTGTTTGACGATGAGCTTTTCGTGCGCGCCGGGCAGAGGCTTGTTCCAACCGCTCGGGCTCAGGAACTCGCGCCGACGGTCCACGTGATCCTCGCGGGCATGGAGAGCCTGCTTCGTCCCAACAAGCCGTTCGACCCGTCACTGACGATGCGCGCGTTTGCCGCAGCCTCCAGCGAGGCCGGTGAATTGATCCTCATCGAGCCCCTGCGCAAGCGCTTGCAGGAGGGCGCGCCGAGCGTCCGGGTCGATTGGACGTCGTCCAACATGGAGTCGATCATCGACGAGTTGCGCAACGCGCGCTGCCACTTCGTCATCGACATCATGGGCGAGAGCGCCGAGGCGCCGGACGTGCGCGCCGCCAAGCTTTTCGACGACGAACTGGCAACCCTGGCGCGGCCGGGGCACCCGTTCTCCAAGCGGCGCCCGAACGGCGAAGCCTTCGCCGCCGCGGAGCATGTGGCCGTCCACTCCCTCCCGGGGTTCCAGGGGCTCGCAGACCGGCTGGCGCAGGCGGGGCACGACATCCGGCGAACGTCGCAGGTCTCCTCCGCGCTTGTGGGCGTCATGGCCACGCTCAACAGCGATGCCCTGCTCACGCTCCCGGCCTCGCTCGCGAGCCTGCTGGAGCGTCAGTTCGGCCTCTCGCGGATCGCACAACCCATTGAACCTGTGACCTTTCCGGTGCGGCTCCTGTGGCACACAAGCTATGACCGGGACGAGTGTCATCAATGGCTGCGCGGCGAGTTCTCGCTCCTCGCCCAGGAACTCTAA
- a CDS encoding di-heme oxidoredictase family protein codes for MPVPAIDFTKAEPGEDRPGGGATSRAATDTANAFSQSSGNMGFRKELDFKIGNSIFRRHWVSAPASTDASDGLGPLFNVRGCQDCHLKDGRGHPPLASNTPGPTASLLFRLSVPAKTDDEKALLASGKVTVLPDPVYGGQLQDMSIQGHDAEGAVKVSYEEKEVSLADGETVSLRAPHYELTGLNYGPISPDVMVGPRIAPPMIGLGLLEAVPEEQIKANADPDDANGDGISGRPNRMWSKLHDKEMLGRFGWKANVPTIVEQNADAFSGDIGISTTLHPSGAGECTERQTSCIDAPSGNSPKYQNVEVGDELFDLMTFYTQNLAVPPRRNVDAPEVLKGKELFYKVGCAQCHQPNFTTGDVPEQTHLSNQLIWPYTDMLLHDMGEGLADDRPDGKATGSEWRTPPLWGIGLTETVSGHTQFLHDGRARNLTEAILWHGGEGQAARDRFASLDKEDRERLLAFLNSL; via the coding sequence GTGCCCGTGCCGGCAATCGATTTCACAAAAGCCGAGCCGGGCGAAGACCGGCCGGGCGGCGGCGCCACCTCCCGTGCCGCGACCGACACCGCCAATGCGTTTTCGCAATCATCCGGCAATATGGGTTTCCGCAAGGAACTCGACTTCAAAATCGGGAACAGCATTTTCCGGCGGCATTGGGTTTCGGCGCCCGCCTCCACCGATGCCTCGGACGGTCTCGGACCGCTGTTCAATGTGCGGGGCTGCCAGGACTGCCACCTCAAAGACGGACGCGGCCATCCTCCGCTCGCTTCGAACACGCCGGGGCCGACGGCATCGCTCCTGTTCCGGCTCTCGGTGCCCGCCAAGACCGATGACGAGAAGGCGCTTCTCGCCTCCGGCAAGGTGACGGTGCTGCCTGACCCTGTCTACGGCGGGCAATTGCAGGACATGTCGATCCAGGGCCACGACGCCGAGGGCGCCGTCAAAGTGTCCTACGAGGAGAAAGAAGTTTCGCTCGCGGACGGCGAGACAGTCTCGTTGCGCGCGCCGCACTACGAACTGACCGGACTCAACTACGGTCCCATCAGCCCGGACGTGATGGTGGGTCCACGCATCGCACCGCCGATGATCGGGCTCGGACTGCTCGAGGCGGTTCCGGAAGAGCAGATCAAGGCCAACGCCGACCCGGATGATGCGAACGGGGACGGCATTTCGGGCCGTCCGAACCGGATGTGGTCCAAGCTGCATGACAAGGAGATGCTGGGCCGTTTCGGCTGGAAGGCGAATGTGCCGACCATCGTCGAACAGAACGCCGATGCGTTTTCCGGTGACATCGGTATCTCGACAACGCTGCATCCGAGCGGCGCCGGCGAATGCACCGAGAGGCAGACATCGTGCATCGACGCGCCGTCCGGCAACTCGCCCAAATACCAGAACGTGGAAGTGGGCGACGAGCTATTCGATCTGATGACGTTCTACACGCAGAACCTGGCGGTACCGCCGCGCCGGAACGTGGACGCGCCCGAGGTGCTGAAGGGCAAAGAGCTTTTCTACAAGGTCGGCTGCGCTCAATGTCACCAGCCCAACTTCACGACCGGCGACGTGCCCGAGCAGACACACCTGTCGAACCAGCTCATCTGGCCGTACACGGACATGCTGCTCCACGACATGGGCGAGGGGCTGGCGGACGATCGGCCGGACGGCAAAGCGACGGGGAGCGAATGGCGCACGCCGCCGCTCTGGGGTATCGGTCTGACCGAGACGGTGAGCGGCCACACCCAGTTCCTTCATGACGGCCGGGCCCGCAATCTCACGGAGGCAATCCTGTGGCACGGCGGTGAGGGCCAAGCGGCCCGTGACCGGTTTGCCTCGCTGGACAAGGAAGATCGGGAACGCCTCCTGGCGTTTTTGAACTCGCTCTAG
- a CDS encoding ATP-binding protein: MTSLKSRLILAASLWIALGTIGAGLVLSAIFKHHVTTQFYDELHVHLDELQRLAEFHQDGSLHLQRNLSDPRYDVPLSGFYWEVQKDGKVLARSASLEGPPLSMPPDAPNDIGVHSHVIEGPTGALIAVEKAVWEDPGERPDRFIIGTDERHLDAVVASFNKTLSMSLAAFGLSLVGAAALLILYALKPMRQLRTALQSVRSGHASQLSGQFPTEVVPLVDDLNRLLTSTGDLIQRARTQAGNMAHGLKTPLAIVTDEAYRLGDQGQDQASSTILGQCRKMQSHIDYQIARARAVAMRSTPGVVADPRKAALEVASALERLYKGESVAIEVDVPEGRRLACDPADLNEMLANLVDNACKHARSTVRIACIGGDATGMTVEDDGPGLPPEAREVVFNIGERWDSRAAGSGLGSRSSVTWRASTGAT, translated from the coding sequence ATGACGAGCCTCAAGAGCAGACTCATCCTTGCCGCCTCGTTGTGGATCGCCCTCGGTACGATCGGCGCGGGCCTGGTTCTGTCCGCGATCTTCAAACATCACGTGACCACACAGTTCTACGACGAGCTGCATGTGCATCTCGACGAGTTGCAGCGGCTCGCCGAGTTTCACCAGGACGGTAGCCTGCATCTGCAGCGCAACCTCAGCGACCCGCGCTACGACGTTCCGCTCTCCGGTTTCTACTGGGAAGTCCAAAAGGACGGCAAAGTGCTCGCGCGCTCGGCGTCGCTCGAAGGCCCGCCGCTGAGCATGCCGCCCGATGCGCCGAACGATATCGGCGTGCACAGCCACGTCATCGAAGGACCGACGGGAGCCCTAATCGCGGTGGAGAAGGCCGTATGGGAAGATCCCGGCGAGAGGCCGGACCGCTTCATCATCGGCACGGACGAACGTCATCTCGACGCCGTGGTGGCGAGCTTCAACAAAACGCTCTCCATGTCGCTGGCCGCATTCGGCCTGTCGCTCGTAGGAGCCGCGGCGCTTCTCATCCTGTATGCGCTCAAGCCGATGCGGCAATTGCGGACGGCTCTGCAGAGTGTCCGCTCCGGACATGCCAGCCAGCTGAGCGGTCAGTTCCCGACGGAGGTCGTGCCGCTCGTGGATGACCTCAATCGGTTGCTCACTTCGACAGGCGACTTGATCCAGCGTGCCCGCACCCAGGCGGGCAACATGGCCCATGGTCTGAAGACACCGCTCGCCATAGTGACGGACGAAGCCTATCGGCTGGGCGACCAAGGCCAGGATCAGGCCTCCTCGACGATTCTCGGTCAGTGCCGGAAGATGCAGTCCCATATCGACTATCAGATCGCGCGTGCGCGCGCCGTCGCCATGCGCTCGACCCCTGGCGTCGTCGCCGATCCTCGGAAGGCGGCCCTCGAAGTCGCCTCGGCCCTGGAGCGCCTCTACAAGGGCGAGTCGGTCGCGATCGAGGTTGATGTGCCGGAGGGGCGCCGCCTGGCCTGCGATCCCGCCGACCTCAACGAGATGTTGGCCAACCTGGTCGACAATGCCTGCAAGCACGCCAGATCGACGGTGAGAATCGCTTGTATCGGCGGCGATGCGACGGGAATGACGGTCGAGGACGACGGGCCCGGCCTCCCGCCGGAAGCGCGTGAAGTCGTCTTCAACATCGGTGAACGCTGGGACTCTCGCGCGGCCGGATCCGGATTAGGCTCGCGATCGTCCGTGACTTGGCGCGCCTCTACGGGGGCGACGTGA
- a CDS encoding carbohydrate porin, with translation MSDTQNSPRALRVPTGFQIGKGLRAAAFGALALVLAPAAANAACEIPEDPFDQFASGANGKLDFIDGAKGGMTGSLNNTGIDIGGAYVAEPFYNWGGTDEGGEYQGVLELYVNADMKKLGLWDGLCFHANGYQIHGNSITGSNIGSLMPVSSFEANDATRLFEIWFEQFLFNDTVSVKVGQLAADAEFFFAEGGGYFINGTWGWAPIAAENNPGGGPAYPLATPGVRVAVTPTEQTSLMVGVYNGNPAPDCAADDPQVCNNDGLDFGLRDRTLLMAEGAYSYSLAGGELPGSIKVGGWNHFGDFNHIYTDVGGNPIAISGKDGKPLDNDYALYVILDQLLWHAPGTEEGQGLGFFTRFAGAPDDRNYVDFYFDVGVTMTGMIPGRPNDALAIGYAYSSISDQAQAFNVTNGDPAGEGYEALIEIAYTMEVIDGWTLQPDFQYIMNPDGGVEADNATVIGARSTFAF, from the coding sequence ATGTCCGACACACAGAATTCTCCACGCGCGTTGCGCGTTCCTACAGGCTTTCAAATCGGCAAGGGGCTGCGCGCTGCGGCGTTCGGTGCGCTCGCACTCGTCCTTGCGCCGGCCGCGGCCAACGCCGCCTGCGAGATCCCGGAAGATCCGTTCGACCAGTTTGCCTCAGGGGCCAACGGAAAGCTCGACTTCATCGATGGCGCTAAGGGCGGCATGACCGGGTCGCTGAACAACACGGGCATCGACATTGGCGGCGCCTACGTCGCCGAGCCGTTCTACAATTGGGGCGGCACCGACGAGGGCGGCGAGTATCAAGGTGTGCTCGAGCTCTACGTCAATGCCGATATGAAGAAGCTCGGTCTGTGGGACGGTCTTTGCTTCCACGCCAACGGCTACCAGATTCACGGCAACTCCATCACAGGCTCCAATATCGGCTCCCTGATGCCGGTCAGCAGCTTCGAGGCGAATGACGCGACGCGCCTGTTCGAGATCTGGTTCGAGCAGTTCCTGTTCAACGATACGGTTTCGGTGAAGGTCGGTCAGCTCGCGGCGGACGCTGAGTTCTTCTTCGCCGAAGGCGGTGGCTACTTCATCAACGGCACGTGGGGTTGGGCGCCGATCGCGGCCGAAAACAACCCCGGCGGCGGCCCGGCCTACCCGCTGGCTACGCCCGGCGTTCGTGTCGCTGTTACGCCGACGGAGCAAACCAGCCTGATGGTCGGCGTCTACAACGGTAATCCGGCACCGGACTGCGCTGCGGACGATCCGCAAGTGTGCAACAACGACGGTCTGGACTTCGGTCTGCGGGATCGTACGCTCTTGATGGCGGAAGGCGCCTACAGCTATTCGCTGGCGGGCGGTGAACTACCGGGTTCGATCAAGGTCGGTGGTTGGAACCACTTCGGGGACTTCAACCACATCTATACCGATGTGGGCGGCAACCCCATCGCGATCTCCGGCAAGGACGGCAAGCCGCTGGACAACGATTACGCTCTCTATGTGATCTTGGATCAGCTTCTGTGGCACGCGCCGGGTACGGAAGAGGGGCAGGGCCTTGGCTTCTTCACCCGCTTCGCCGGAGCGCCGGACGATCGCAACTATGTCGATTTCTACTTCGACGTGGGTGTGACCATGACGGGCATGATCCCGGGCCGTCCGAACGACGCACTGGCCATCGGTTATGCCTATTCGAGCATTTCCGATCAGGCGCAGGCGTTCAACGTTACCAATGGTGATCCGGCCGGCGAGGGCTACGAGGCCTTGATCGAGATCGCTTACACCATGGAGGTCATCGACGGCTGGACGTTGCAGCCGGACTTCCAGTACATCATGAACCCGGATGGCGGCGTAGAAGCCGACAATGCAACGGTCATTGGCGCTCGCAGCACGTTCGCGTTCTAG
- a CDS encoding AsmA family protein — MLDRPVLSLHVGGGSDDASSVLSAVGQADGAAASQEFAIEDLEIRDGTVLVHSARRAKPHRFERVNAALTMPALTSPMAGRGHLNWKGKAVGFDFKLASPAAIADQGAAQLQLAIEADTVSARYEGDIAMVPRLSGEGTLSAKTRSVRQFLAWLKGVSGAVPVTGEGEMQSTVAWTGEQVDLSDIRFVQENARGQGSAKIALTATRPRIEGSFIVDELNLGPVLAMTGQGSLPAIQAATPLAFAAPSPANANAGPATHVEQDIAPPPNPDAASGVPRLLKPGPGVSQPSLTISMPQEAIDQVLATASVPRSNEPLFDADVDLDIRRARLDGVQIGPSAVSLDFANGTLAATLWHMTFYGGSGRGTLTAALNDSDPSFAGDLRLEDVDTRSLLKDAFGTERIGGQGKLTLNVSGIGGDWQEMALSLMGNGAFAIADGAVDGMAASKLVSGLESGKLDLHQDPGATMPFSLLAGSFDINHGLASTRNLRLRSPSANINADGVVNLPRDSLDLVVNPGPVEKTQGGGVASTAEHLPPLRIAGPLTNPRIGIARNPLVAGSGEAATEIVIPGVVLREKRGARRRTQITSGGPAAGQEAQPSALAPSFSVAPADGDGSAPLRMESLR; from the coding sequence GTGCTCGACCGGCCGGTGCTTTCCCTGCATGTGGGTGGCGGCTCGGACGACGCCTCGTCGGTCCTGTCGGCCGTCGGGCAGGCGGATGGCGCTGCTGCTTCGCAAGAGTTCGCCATAGAAGATCTGGAGATCCGCGACGGCACGGTCCTCGTTCACAGCGCCCGCCGCGCCAAACCGCATCGCTTCGAGCGCGTCAACGCCGCGCTGACCATGCCGGCTCTCACCTCGCCGATGGCCGGGCGCGGGCACCTCAACTGGAAGGGCAAGGCCGTCGGCTTCGACTTCAAACTCGCGTCCCCGGCCGCCATTGCAGACCAAGGCGCCGCGCAGCTGCAACTGGCCATCGAGGCGGATACCGTGTCCGCGCGCTACGAGGGCGACATTGCGATGGTTCCACGCCTGTCCGGCGAGGGCACCCTCTCCGCCAAGACCCGCTCTGTCCGCCAATTCCTCGCCTGGCTGAAAGGTGTCTCCGGCGCCGTCCCGGTGACGGGCGAAGGAGAGATGCAGAGCACGGTTGCCTGGACCGGCGAGCAGGTGGACCTTAGCGACATACGTTTTGTGCAGGAAAATGCACGCGGCCAGGGAAGCGCGAAGATCGCGCTGACCGCCACCCGGCCGCGCATCGAGGGATCGTTCATCGTCGACGAACTCAATCTCGGCCCGGTTCTGGCGATGACGGGCCAGGGTTCGCTGCCCGCGATCCAAGCTGCGACGCCGTTGGCATTCGCGGCTCCAAGCCCGGCGAACGCAAACGCGGGCCCCGCCACGCATGTCGAGCAGGACATCGCGCCACCGCCGAACCCCGACGCCGCGTCGGGGGTTCCCCGTCTTCTCAAGCCGGGACCGGGCGTCTCGCAGCCCAGCCTCACGATCTCGATGCCGCAGGAGGCCATCGACCAGGTGCTGGCGACGGCTTCCGTCCCCCGGTCCAACGAACCGCTCTTCGACGCCGACGTCGACCTGGATATCCGAAGGGCGCGGCTCGACGGCGTGCAGATCGGACCGAGCGCGGTGAGCCTCGACTTCGCGAACGGCACGCTCGCGGCCACGCTCTGGCACATGACATTCTATGGCGGCAGCGGGCGTGGAACGCTGACAGCCGCCTTGAACGATTCCGATCCGAGCTTCGCCGGTGATCTTCGTCTCGAGGATGTCGACACCCGCTCGCTGCTGAAGGATGCGTTCGGAACAGAGCGGATCGGCGGCCAAGGCAAGCTGACGCTCAACGTCTCGGGTATCGGCGGGGACTGGCAGGAAATGGCGTTGTCGCTCATGGGCAACGGCGCCTTCGCGATCGCTGACGGCGCGGTCGACGGGATGGCGGCGTCCAAGCTCGTCAGCGGACTTGAGTCCGGGAAGCTCGACCTGCACCAGGATCCCGGGGCCACAATGCCTTTCAGCCTGCTTGCGGGCAGCTTCGACATCAATCACGGTTTGGCGTCGACCCGGAACCTCAGACTGCGGAGCCCGTCGGCGAACATCAATGCCGACGGCGTCGTGAACCTACCGCGCGACAGTCTCGATCTTGTGGTGAATCCGGGGCCGGTCGAGAAGACGCAAGGCGGCGGCGTAGCCTCGACGGCCGAACATCTGCCGCCGCTTCGGATTGCCGGCCCCCTGACGAATCCCCGGATCGGCATTGCGCGTAACCCGCTTGTGGCCGGAAGCGGTGAAGCCGCCACGGAGATCGTCATTCCCGGTGTGGTTCTTCGTGAGAAGCGTGGCGCTCGCCGCCGTACGCAGATCACGAGCGGCGGTCCCGCCGCGGGTCAGGAAGCGCAGCCGAGCGCGCTGGCGCCGTCCTTCTCGGTGGCGCCCG